TACGAACCGCTTGTAGAAAGTACTGTTATTACGGTGGGGGGTACCCTAATTCATATTGATGCGCTATACTCACCAGGGCATACGATTGGAAGCACATCATTTATTATTGATGGGACGTATTTATTATCAGGCGATATTTTATTTGTAGATTCAATCGGGCGTCCAGATCTTGCTGGGAAGGCGGAAGACTGGGTAGGGGATTTACGAAATACTTTATATAAACGTTATAAGGAATTATCTCAAGATTTAATTGTTTTACCGGCTCATTATTCAAAAATAAGTGAAATGGACGACAGAGGCATTGTGAGTGCGTATTTACAAGATTTATTTAAGGAGAATGTAGGGTTAAATATTGTTGATGAGGTAGAGTTTCGTAAAACTGTGACAGAGAACTTACCGCCTCAGCCGAATGCTTATGAAGAAATTCGTCAAACGAATATGGGTAAGATTTATCCGAGTGTGGAAGAAGAGCGTGAAATGGAGATTGGCCCAAATCGTTGTGCAGTTCATGATTCATTATAAAATAACAAACTGGAGGAATAGATGATGAATGTAAAACAAGTATTAGATGCGAAAGGTTTAGCATGTCCAATGCCGATTGTAAGAACGAAAAGAGCGATGGATACTTTACAATCTGGAGAAGTGTTAGAAGTACATGTAACGGATAAAGGGTCAATTAAGGATATTCCAGCGTGGGCAAACAAAACTGGTCATGACATCGTAAAGCATGCAGAAGAAAGCGATGTACTGAAGTTTTGGATTAAGAAGGCGTAGAAAGAAATAATTTTATAAATGTAGAGGGGGAGTTATATGAACACAATATTAAGTACGCTTTTCATTGTACTTGCTGCATCGTTTATTATTTCACGTTTTTTACCGGTGAAAGGTGTTCAAAATATAAATGGAAAAGAATTAAAGAGTATAGTGGGGAAAAAGGGGAAACAATTTATCGATGTTCGTACATTAGGTGAATATAGAGGAAATCACATGAAAGGATTTCAGAATATCCCGCTAAATGAATTAGCTAGTAAGGCAAATCAGTTAGATAAAAATAAGGAAATAATCGTTATTTGTCAGAGCGGGATGAGAAGTAAGCAAGCAGCAAAAGTATTAAAAAAATTAGGGTTTCAGCGCGTTATCAATGTTTCAGGTGGTATGAATGCTTGTAATTAAGAAGGAGACGGGAAATATGAAAGAAATGACTGCAAAAGAATTAGAAGAAAAATTGTTACGTAAAGAAGCAGTAAATATCGTAGATGTACGTGAAGTAGAAGAAGTAGCCGAAGGGAAAATTCTAGAAGCATGTAATATTCCGCTAGGACTATTAGAATTTCGTATGCATGAGCTAAATAAAAATCAGGAATATATTATCGTTTGTCGCTCAGGAGGAAGAAGTGCAAGAGCAGTTCAGTTTTTAGAGAGCTACGGTTTTCGAGCGATCAATATGGTAGGTGGTATGTTAGCTTGGGAAGGTAAAGTCGTATAGTACGAAGATAAACGATTTGAGCCTTTTTATAAACAATCAAATACCCCTATAGGTAATTGGAGGGAGAACAACATGGAACAACAGAAGAAAACGACCATTGTTTTATTTAGTGGAGATTATGATAAAGCGATGGCAGCTTATATTATTGCAAATGGTGCAGCGGCGTACGATCATGAAGTGACTATTTTTCATACTTTCTGGGGTTTAAATGTTCTTAGGAAAGATGAGCATGTGAAAGTAAAGAAAACGTTTATAGAGAAAGTGTTTGGAAAAATGATGCCGCGCGGCGCCGATAAGATGGGGTTATCCAAAATGAATTTTGCTGGTATGGGACCAAAGATGATAAAAGGTATTATGAAAAAACATAACGCCATGCCTTTGCCGGATTTAATTGATTTGGCGAAAGAACAGGGTATTAAACTTGTAGCTTGTCAAATGACAGTAGATTTATTAGGGTTAAAAGAGGAAGAGATTATGGAAGGGGTAGAATTTGCTGGGGTAGGAGCATATTTAGCAGATGCTTCGGATGGAAATGTAAATTTATTTATTTAAATTACCTTCTTTTTAGAAGGCGAGGGGTACAATATGACTTTAACAGTACTACTATTTATTATTGGGTTTATAGGGTCATTCATATCAGGGATGGTTGGAATTGGCGGTGCAATCATTAATTATCCGATGATCTTATACATTCCAGTATTGCTAGGATTTACTGGCTATACGTCACATGAAGTGAGTGGTATTACAGCGATTCAAGTGTTCTTTGCAACTTTTGCAGGCGCGTGGGCGTACAGGAAAAGTAACGATATGGATAAAACTTTAGTTGTTTACATGGGAGCTAGTATATTAATAGGAAGTTTTGTAGGTAGCTTTAGCGCGAATTTATTAAATGAGCATGCTGTAAACATTGTTTACACATTACTAGCTACTATTGCGGCTATTATGATGTTTGTACCGAAGAAAAATAATAGCAGAGCAGTTAATTATAATAAATGGTTAGCAAGTATGTTAGCGTTTATTGTAGGAAGTGTTTCCGGCATTATTGGGGCTGGTGGTGCATTTCTTTTAGTCCCGATTATGCTAGTTGTTTTAAAACTACCAATACGTACGACAATAGCAACATCTATCGCTATTACATTTATTTCCTCGGTAGGGATTACGACGGGGAAAGTGATTACTGGACAAATAGTTGTTATTCCAGCTCTTATCGTTGCAATAGCAAGTTTATTTGCCGCTCCTCTTGGGGTGAGAGTAGGGAAGAGAGTGAATCAAAAAGTTTTACAATATGTATTGTCTATTTTAATTGTAGGCACCGCCATAAAGATGTGGATCGATATGATATGAATAAAAAAGGATGGTGCTGCTTGCAGCCCATCCTTTTACTTATGCCCAAATAACTTTCATTAAGTTTTTATACTCGTCATTTGCTAACTTATATAGCATTCTCGTATGTTCAAAGACAAGTGCTGGATTAAAGTTTGGTTCTGAGAATGCAAGAGATGTTGAAATATCAATTGCATTTTGCTTATTTAGCGTGAATTTTGCAAATCGGTAAGATGTGTTTAATTCATTGATGACATGTAAAATGTCATTTGTTGAATCAGGTACGTGAGCAACATTGAAGCAGTATATATCCACAGTAGGATTTTCGTTGTCGAAAGCAGCGATAAGTTGAATTTTTGCGCCAGCTTCTGTTTCTAGTCCTACTGAGAAATGTACAGAACCATCATTTTCATCTATATTTTCTTCCATATATATATCGTTTGATTTTAAGTACTCTTTAAAATCTGAAATGTTATGTTTTACTGCAGCTTTCATATGTGTGAGCCCCCTGATAATTGGAATAGATTACTATTATTTATTATAATTTAAAAATATTAAAAAAGATAGTTGGAAAGTTCTGATTTTTTTATTTTGAAAGCATTAAAAAGAAGCAGTGCTCTACCTCCATAGAGAACTGCTTCACTTTATTCATTGTTATTAGACGATGTTTCTGTATCTTCACTGCTATTATCATTATGTTTATTGTTACTTGATTCGTGTTTGGTTGTATCCTCAGAGTCAGATTCTTTCGTTCTCTCTGAGTTTGTTTTTTTCGAATCGGATGTAGATTCTTTCGTTTTCTCTGAATTTGTTTTTTTCGAATCAGAATCAGAGTCAGAGTCAAATTTTGTATATGCAGGTAGCCCAAGGTGACTACGAAGTTCGTTTGTAACATTAGCTAAGTCTTTTTTATCTGGATTGTAGTAGTAAGTTCGGCCACCACCAGGAGATTTACTACATGTATCATCACCTTTTGCCATATAACAGTCGTCACCTTGAAGTTGTAATTTCTCAATTTCCGAATCCGATCCATATTTATAGAATGAAAGCATGTCATCGAATGTTAAGTTTGTAACGAATTGTCCGTTAATATCATCAATGATGTTTCCAACTTTTGTTACAGACCCAGCGCTTGTTAGTTTCTTTAAAATTGCTTCAATAACGAGTTGCTGACGTTGTCCACGCATCGCATCACTATCAATGTGTCGTGTTCTAGCAAGAGCAAGAGCCTCTTCGCCATTTAACTTTTGAACACCTTTTTTCAGGTGAATGGCCTCAGCATTATCATTGCTATCTTGCTCAGTAAATTCAACTGGTACATCAACTTCAATACCGCCTAAGTCATCGACGATTTTTATAAATGATTTAAAGTTAAATTTTACAAAGTAATCGACAGGAACATTCATTAATTTTTCAACTGCATCGATACTTGCTTGTGGTCCACCATCTTTTCCGTTTTTAGCAGAACCGAATGCATGAGCGTGTGTAATTTTATCTTTTTTCTTTTCTACTGGAATATAAGTATATGTGTCACGTGGAATACTTAATAGTTTAACAGTTTTGCTATCTTTATTAAAAGTTGCAAGTAATAGTGCATCCGTTCTTATGGCTTCACCGTATTCTTTCCCACGGACATCACTTTCATCAACACCCATGATTAAGACAGATACATTGTTTGTAATAGGTTTTACAGCCTTATCACGTAAATCAGATTTATCACCGCGCGCTAAATCGTGTGCGGCATTTCGAATAGCAGAAGATGCTTTATTTGCTAAAAACCAAGTATAACCGCCACCTACTATTAAAACTAATAGAATAACGCTTATAATAATTTTTATTTTTTTCTTACTATTTTTCGGTTTAGTTCGTGTATTTTCTTGTAAAGATGGGTTTTGCTCCATTTCTTGTACTCCTTCATTTGGATTGAAATACGACACTCATATCCACTTATTATAATGAAATTTAGCGAAAAAAAACATTACAAATCATTTACATTTCGTAAAAATTCAATTTATTTATAAAAAGTCAGATTTTCTATATTTTATTTTTGAGATGTAGAATAAGTATAAGGTGTTTTAGTAGAAATGAAAATATGTATTGTGAGAAAGTGATAGAGAAGTAAGATTTGTTGAAATATAGCCAAGAAGAAGCGATTCGATTTATATGCATTTCTTATATAATAAAGAAAGAGTTTACGGATGAAGGAGAGAGAGCATAATGAATTATACATCATTCCGAGCGATGGTCGTGAAAGAAAAGGAAAATAATCAATTTGAAAGAACCTTTGTTGAGAGAGAAGTAAATAGTTTACCTGAAGGAGACGTATTAATACGTGTTCATTATTCTTCATTAAATTATAAAGATGCCCTTTCAGCTAATGGTAATAAAGGTGTAACGAGAACATACCCTCATACACCTGGTATCGATGCGGCAGGAGAAGTTGCTAGTAGTAGAAATACCTCCTTTAAGGAAGGGGATCAAGTTATTGTAACCGGATATGATTTAGGTATGAATACTTCTGGTGGTTTCGGAGAATATATTCGCGTGCCATCATCTTGGGTCGTTCCTTTACCAGAAGGAATGTCTTTGAAGGAAAGTATGATGTATGGGACAGCAGGTTTTACGGCTGCCTTATCGGTATATAAGCTTATTAGAGCGGGAATTACGCCTAATATGGGAGATGTTTTAGTAACTGGTGCTACGGGCGGAGTAGGTAGTGTAGCAGTTAGCATTTTAGCGAAGCTAGGATATAACGTAGTAGGATCAACTGGGAAAATGGAAGAGGAACAGATGCTACTACGTCTAGGAGCGAAAAAAGCTATTCATCGTGAAGAATTGAATGATAAGTCTGGGAAACCGATGTTGAAGAGTGTATACGCAGGTGTTATCGATACAGCCGGTGGGAACATGTTAGAAAGTTCTTTAAAGGTAGTTAAGTATGGAGGTTGTGTAACGACGTGTGGTAATGTAGCGGGACATGAGTTAAATACAACGGTATACCCATTCATATTACGAGGTATTAGCCTTTTAGGAATAGATTCAGTGCAATGTCCAGCAGACATGAGAAGAGAAGTGTGGGTATTGTTAGCGACCGATTGGAAAAACTTAGAGCTATTATCTTATACAGAAGAATGTACATTAGAAGAATTAGATGAGAAGTTTGCACTTATACTGCAAGGAAAGTTAAAAGGAAGAACGATTGTAAATATGAAATAAAAAAGAGACGCTCATTTGAGCGTCTCTTTTCCCCTTATAATGATTGTTTTAAATTGATTTTTCCTTGTTCACCTAAAACACCATCAGCGATATTTACAGCGTGATCACCGATACGCTCTAAGTTACTTACCATATCAACGAAGATGATACTTGCATCACCTGAACAGCTACGTTCGTTTAGACGTAATACATGACGTTTACGAAGAACACGTTCCATTTGGTCAATTTTACGTTCTTTTGCAATAACAGTCTGAGCTAGTTCAGTGTCAAAGTTTGTTAAAGCATTGATTGCATCTTGTAATGTTGAAATTGTTAACTCAAGCATTTCATTTAGTTCAGCTAGTGCTTCATCTGATAGTGAAACACGGTTTGAAATTTGGAAGTCTACAAGTTCTACAAGGTTTTCTACATGATCACCGACACGTTCAATATCCCCAACAACACCCGCTAGAACTGAATGCTTTTCAGAGTCTGTAGGTGAAAGTGGCTTTTCTGATAGTAAAACTAAATACTCGGTAATTTTCTTATCTAAATTGTTAATAGCTCCTTCTAATTGAGTGGCCATGTCAGCATGTTTTTTATCTTGTGTATTTAAAAATTGGTTTGCTTCTTTTAATCCATGTAATGAAAACTCAGCCATACGGATAATTTCTTTTTGAGCTTCTGTTAAAGCGATAGCTGGAGATTGTTCAATAAAGATTGGATTTAAGTGTTGCGGTTTGAAATCAATAGCAGAATCTTCGCCGCGAATAATTTTTGTTACAATCCATGCTAATGCAGCGATGAATGGGAATTGAATTATAGTATTTGTTACGTTAAACGTTCCGTGTGCGAATGCAATTGTCATTTCTGGATTTAAGTTTAATGACGTTTGGAAGTATTGAATTAAATTTGTAAATGGTACTAATACAATCGTAAAGATAATCGTACCGACGATATTAAAGATAACGTGAACTAATGCTGCGCGTCTTGCGGCAATTGAAGTACCAATTGCTGCTAATACAGCTGTAATTGTCGTACCGATATTATCACCGAATAATACAGGAAGGGCAGCTTGTAAATCGATTGCACCTTGACCGAATAGTTCTTGCAAAATACCGATTGTTGCACTTGAACTTTGTACAACTAAAGTGAAGACTGTACCAACAACAATACCTAAAATTGGGTTGTCACTCATGCTAACCGTTAATTCTTGGAATGACTCTAAAGAGCGAAGAGGTTTCATACCTGTGCTCATTAATTCTAAACCGAAGAATAACATACCAAAACCGAATATTACTTGACCTAAAGAATGTACTTTTTTATTTTTAAAGAAGAATAGTAAGATCGCTCCAACTGCCATAATTGGGAGAGCGTATTCTCCAACTTTAATTCCGATAATAAATGCAGTAACTGTCGTTCCGATGTTCGCACCCATAATAACACCGATTGCTTGTCGTAATGTCATAAATCCGGCACTTACAAGTCCGACTGTTAAAGCGGTTGTTCCTGAACTTGATTGAATTAATACTGTAACTAACATACCTGCTAGTACACCCATAAGAGGGTTTGTTGTAAAACGATCTAGAATATCGCGAAGACGATCTCCAGCTGCTTGTTGCAGTCCATCGCCCATGTATTTAATCCCAAATAAGAAAATACCTAATCCACCAATGAACTGGAAGATCATATCTTGAACATTGTATTCCACGCATTCCACTCCTTAAATTTCATGTACGATGTAATTATTAACTAAACCTTGAGGCACTGTAAACGGTTTATCAGTAAAATTTACACTAAATTTACAAAGGGGTGAAAAGTTTACAATTCTTTAAAGAAACAGCTGTATTTAATTGGTTTTTATCTTTTTTAAATGATAATCCTGTAAAGAAATCACACTTTTTAGAATAGTGTTTTTCCGTTGTGAATCAAGGGAAGTCTCTGTGAGTTCATCGTATATTTTTTGATGAAAGTTAAAAAAATATGTAGGGAAATGCATGTAGTTTTATATCATCGAAAAATGGGGAATGTTTAACGTGTATTGATTAGTATGAGGTTATTGTGAGTTGAAAAAAGCCACTGAATTATCCAGCAGCTTTTTCTTTAGTTTTATCTCCATGCTTTTGTTTTCTTATACTTGTAATATAAATGAACAAGAA
This genomic interval from Bacillus cereus contains the following:
- a CDS encoding sulfurtransferase TusA family protein gives rise to the protein MMNVKQVLDAKGLACPMPIVRTKRAMDTLQSGEVLEVHVTDKGSIKDIPAWANKTGHDIVKHAEESDVLKFWIKKA
- a CDS encoding rhodanese-like domain-containing protein, producing MNTILSTLFIVLAASFIISRFLPVKGVQNINGKELKSIVGKKGKQFIDVRTLGEYRGNHMKGFQNIPLNELASKANQLDKNKEIIVICQSGMRSKQAAKVLKKLGFQRVINVSGGMNACN
- a CDS encoding rhodanese-like domain-containing protein — its product is MKEMTAKELEEKLLRKEAVNIVDVREVEEVAEGKILEACNIPLGLLEFRMHELNKNQEYIIVCRSGGRSARAVQFLESYGFRAINMVGGMLAWEGKVV
- a CDS encoding DsrE/DsrF/DrsH-like family protein encodes the protein MEQQKKTTIVLFSGDYDKAMAAYIIANGAAAYDHEVTIFHTFWGLNVLRKDEHVKVKKTFIEKVFGKMMPRGADKMGLSKMNFAGMGPKMIKGIMKKHNAMPLPDLIDLAKEQGIKLVACQMTVDLLGLKEEEIMEGVEFAGVGAYLADASDGNVNLFI
- a CDS encoding sulfite exporter TauE/SafE family protein gives rise to the protein MTLTVLLFIIGFIGSFISGMVGIGGAIINYPMILYIPVLLGFTGYTSHEVSGITAIQVFFATFAGAWAYRKSNDMDKTLVVYMGASILIGSFVGSFSANLLNEHAVNIVYTLLATIAAIMMFVPKKNNSRAVNYNKWLASMLAFIVGSVSGIIGAGGAFLLVPIMLVVLKLPIRTTIATSIAITFISSVGITTGKVITGQIVVIPALIVAIASLFAAPLGVRVGKRVNQKVLQYVLSILIVGTAIKMWIDMI
- a CDS encoding YbjN domain-containing protein, yielding MKAAVKHNISDFKEYLKSNDIYMEENIDENDGSVHFSVGLETEAGAKIQLIAAFDNENPTVDIYCFNVAHVPDSTNDILHVINELNTSYRFAKFTLNKQNAIDISTSLAFSEPNFNPALVFEHTRMLYKLANDEYKNLMKVIWA
- a CDS encoding LCP family protein, giving the protein MSYFNPNEGVQEMEQNPSLQENTRTKPKNSKKKIKIIISVILLVLIVGGGYTWFLANKASSAIRNAAHDLARGDKSDLRDKAVKPITNNVSVLIMGVDESDVRGKEYGEAIRTDALLLATFNKDSKTVKLLSIPRDTYTYIPVEKKKDKITHAHAFGSAKNGKDGGPQASIDAVEKLMNVPVDYFVKFNFKSFIKIVDDLGGIEVDVPVEFTEQDSNDNAEAIHLKKGVQKLNGEEALALARTRHIDSDAMRGQRQQLVIEAILKKLTSAGSVTKVGNIIDDINGQFVTNLTFDDMLSFYKYGSDSEIEKLQLQGDDCYMAKGDDTCSKSPGGGRTYYYNPDKKDLANVTNELRSHLGLPAYTKFDSDSDSDSKKTNSEKTKESTSDSKKTNSERTKESDSEDTTKHESSNNKHNDNSSEDTETSSNNNE
- a CDS encoding YhdH/YhfP family quinone oxidoreductase produces the protein MNYTSFRAMVVKEKENNQFERTFVEREVNSLPEGDVLIRVHYSSLNYKDALSANGNKGVTRTYPHTPGIDAAGEVASSRNTSFKEGDQVIVTGYDLGMNTSGGFGEYIRVPSSWVVPLPEGMSLKESMMYGTAGFTAALSVYKLIRAGITPNMGDVLVTGATGGVGSVAVSILAKLGYNVVGSTGKMEEEQMLLRLGAKKAIHREELNDKSGKPMLKSVYAGVIDTAGGNMLESSLKVVKYGGCVTTCGNVAGHELNTTVYPFILRGISLLGIDSVQCPADMRREVWVLLATDWKNLELLSYTEECTLEELDEKFALILQGKLKGRTIVNMK
- a CDS encoding Na/Pi cotransporter family protein gives rise to the protein MEYNVQDMIFQFIGGLGIFLFGIKYMGDGLQQAAGDRLRDILDRFTTNPLMGVLAGMLVTVLIQSSSGTTALTVGLVSAGFMTLRQAIGVIMGANIGTTVTAFIIGIKVGEYALPIMAVGAILLFFFKNKKVHSLGQVIFGFGMLFFGLELMSTGMKPLRSLESFQELTVSMSDNPILGIVVGTVFTLVVQSSSATIGILQELFGQGAIDLQAALPVLFGDNIGTTITAVLAAIGTSIAARRAALVHVIFNIVGTIIFTIVLVPFTNLIQYFQTSLNLNPEMTIAFAHGTFNVTNTIIQFPFIAALAWIVTKIIRGEDSAIDFKPQHLNPIFIEQSPAIALTEAQKEIIRMAEFSLHGLKEANQFLNTQDKKHADMATQLEGAINNLDKKITEYLVLLSEKPLSPTDSEKHSVLAGVVGDIERVGDHVENLVELVDFQISNRVSLSDEALAELNEMLELTISTLQDAINALTNFDTELAQTVIAKERKIDQMERVLRKRHVLRLNERSCSGDASIIFVDMVSNLERIGDHAVNIADGVLGEQGKINLKQSL